One window of Papaver somniferum cultivar HN1 chromosome 9, ASM357369v1, whole genome shotgun sequence genomic DNA carries:
- the LOC113308801 gene encoding CASP-like protein 5A2, translating to MNVSHPSVHPIEIRPDTGGGGGGVGGGGDENAGPRVRMKDIQGMPGTLLGLSLRLCQFAFAVVSVCIMASTSDFISVTAFCYLVAAAGLQSLWSLSLAIVDIYSILVKRCLRNYRIVSLFAIGDGLTSTLIFAAASASAGITVLISNDLGLCAQNHCARFELATAMAYLSWFLVTPSFMLNFWSLASR from the exons ATGAATGTAAGTCATCCTTCTGTGCATCCAATAGAAATTCGTCCAGATActgggggtggtggtggtggtgttggtggtggtggtgatgaaaatGCTGGACCTAGAGTAAGGATGAAAGATATACAAGGGATGCCCGGTACTCTACTCGGCCTTTCGTTGCGTCTATGTCAGTTTGCGTTTGCTGTTGTATCTGTCTGTATTATGGCTTCCACAAGTGATTTCATTTCAGTCACAGCCTTCTG CTACCTTGTTGCAGCAGCGGGATTACAAAGCTTGTGGAGTTTATCCTTGGCAATAGTTGATATATACTCCATTCTTGTGAAGCGCTGCTTGCGCAATTATAGGATTGTCAGTTTGTTCGCCATTGGAGATGGG CTCACATCAACGTTAATATTTGCTGCAGCCTCTGCATCAGCAGGTATTACGGTGCTTATCAGTAACGATCTTGGTTTATGTGCACAGAACCACTGTGCGAGGTTTGAGTTGGCAACAGCCATGGCCTACCTCAGCTGGTTTCTAGTCACCCCATCATTTATGTTGAACTTCTGGTCATTGGCATCAAGATGA